A single region of the Neodiprion pinetum isolate iyNeoPine1 chromosome 5, iyNeoPine1.2, whole genome shotgun sequence genome encodes:
- the siz gene encoding IQ motif and SEC7 domain-containing protein 1 isoform X8 gives MSFPQKMDRPSHSASLGQVHGAGSHGMYSTGSQSALSTSYITGQSYIQGQNYIHTSYPASTTQAFPHAGYPQPQSYGAMVQGYGGQPQSSYQQPLHKKGSVRNGDVLKRCRLQNPYELSQDLLDKQIEMLERKYGGVKARNAALTIQRAFRRYTLLKKFAAITAMAKAEKRLSRRLQETAERPGSAMENERVAYHSQIYIQQVQSANNRPMPIRSMSLRERRHIDNSQSSAHIPRSQSGRCEIQAGPTQSPAVGHHQSNHNLHQNSHNVHQLGRHTPSLMPSPCVRHQQPPPSPCWDSSSQGSGSSIHYYNPQEALCGLRQETPPRDMHRTPCTSPSTPQNLQAPPPQSWGNSSQPGSGSRVRNSGKKVPPEVPKRTSSITSRSMEGRHNGLSKSVENGSLSSVQSSGSDSTNCESSEGDAHRGSPIWKHKGISSSPEHQECGHITESSGPMSSIKELSHSHASSGYQLPLMDDTEAPPQTSYKVSETVRKRQYRVGLNLFNKKPERGISYLIRRGFLENSPQGVARFLISRKGLSKQMIGEYLGNLQNSFNMAVLECFSHELDLSGMQVDVALRKFQAYFRMPGEAQKIERLMEVYSQRYCQCNPDVVARLRSPDTVFVLAFAIIMLNTDLHTPNLKPERRMRLDDFIKNLRGIDDCGDIDRDILVGIYERVKANEFKPGSDHVTQVMKVQATIVGKKPNMALPHRRLVCYCRLYEIPDIHKKERPGVHQREVFLFNDLLVVTKILSKKKSSVTYTFRQSFPLCGMVVTLFEVAHYPYGIRLSQRVDGKVLVTFNARNEHDRCKFAEDLRESISEMDEMETLRIETELERQKSSRGARGSAENRDSGVADVEVCPCPGTCTERTEAVDLDTQLKRSALSNSLLDIHEQFAGEKPQRRGSVGSLDSGMSISFQSTSASSMSQGVKNQNPVQAHHPVHPGATIPGGAKGLAQQPSFLGGLFAKRERKPSRSEDTGPYSRTTEV, from the exons TTTTCCACAAAAAATGGATAGGCCATCGCACAGCGCCAGTCTTGGGCAAGTTCATGGTGCGGGTTCCCACGGGATGTATTCTACCGGAAGTCAGTCGGCGCTCTCTACTTCGTACATCACAGGACAGTCGTACATCCAGGGCCAGAATTATATTCACACGTCGTACCCGGCATCAACGACCCAAGCATTTCCACACGCTGGATACCCGCAACCACAAAGCTATGGTGCTATGGTCCAAGGCTATGGTGGGCAACCTCAGTCATCTTACCAGCAGCCACTGCATAAAAAGGGCTCCGTCAGAAATGGCGACGTTCTCAAGCGTTGCAGACTTCAAAACCC GTACGAGCTCTCCCAAGACCTGCTAGACAAGCAGATTGAAATGCTGGAGCGAAAATACGGCGGTGTAAAAGCTAGAAACGCAGCTCTGACAATCCAGCGAGCGTTCCGCAGGTATACACTGCTGAAGAAATTCGCGGCGATCACAGCAATGGCCAAAGCAGAAAAACGACTCAGCAGACGTCTGCAGGAGACAGCTGAGAGACCAGGAAGCGCGATGGAGAATGAGAGAGTCGCTTACCACAGTCAGATATACATACAGCAAGTCCAATCGGCAAACAACCGACCAATGCCCATCAGAAGTATGTCGTTGAGGGAAAGAAGGCACATCGACAATTCTCAATCGTCCGCTCATATACCGAGAAGTCAGAGTGGCCGCTGCGAGATCCAAGCTGGTCCCACTCAGTCCCCGGCCGTAGGGCACCATCAGAGTAACCACAACTTGCATCAGAACAGTCACAACGTGCATCAACTTGGCCGTCACACGCCTTCGCTGATGCCTAGCCCTTGCGTAAGACATCAACAACCTCCTCCGAGTCCGTGTTGGGACTCGAGTTCCCAGGGTAGCGGGTCTAGCATCCATTACTACAACCCTCAAGAAGCCCTATGCGGCTTGAGACAGGAGACGCCACCTAGAGATATGCATAGAACTCCGTGTACGTCTCCGTCGACCCCGCAGAACCTTCAGGCCCCGCCGCCTCAGTCATGGGGCAACAGTTCCCAGCCAGGATCCGGGAGCAGAGTCAGGAATTCGGGGAAAAAAGTACCGCCGGAAGTCCCGAAGAGAACCTCATCGATAACTTCCAGGTCTATGGAGGGTAGACATAACGGGCTCAGCAAGAGTGTTGAGAATGGAAGTCTGAGCTCTGTCCAAAGCTCTGGGAGCGACTCGACAAATTGCGAAAGTTCCGAGGGTGACGCTCACAGAGGTTCGCCGATATGGAAACACAAAGGAATC TCGAGTTCACCCGAACACCAAGAATGCGGACACATAACAGAGAGCAGCGGTCCGATGAGCAGCATAAAAGAACTAAGTCATTCGCACGCCAGCTCCGGCTACCAGCTCCCATTGATGGATGATACGGAAGCACCACCGCAAACAAGTTATAAAGTTTCGGAGACTGTCAGAAAACGCCAGTACAGAGTGGGGCTGAATTTGTTTAACAAAAAACCGGAGCGGGGTATCAGCTACCTAATCAGGCGAGGCTTTTTGGAAAACAGTCCCCAAGGTGTCGCCAGGTTTCTGATCAGCAGGAAAGGATTGTCCAAACAGATGATCGGGGAGTATCTTGGAAACCTCCAGAATTCGTTCAACATGGCTGTTCTAGA GTGCTTCTCTCACGAACTGGATCTGTCGGGTATGCAGGTCGACGTAGCCCTTCGTAAATTCCAAGCATATTTCCGCATGCCCGGCGAGGCACAGAAAATCGAACGTCTGATGGAAGTGTACAGCCAACGGTACTGTCAGTGCAACCCTGACGTAGTCGCTCGTCTACGCTCGCCGGATACGGTCTTCGTATTAGCGTTTGCGATAATAATGCTGAACACCGATTTGCACACGCCAAACTTGAAACCCGAGCGAAGGATGAGACTCGatgatttcataaaaaatctACGGGGGATAGACGACTGCGGAGATATCGACCGGGACATACTCGTTGGGATATACGAGAGAGTTAAGGCCAACGAGTTCAAACCTGGTTCGGACCATGTTACTCAAGTGATGAAGGTCCAGGCAACGATCGTTGGCAAAAAACCAAACATGGCTCTGCCGCATCGTAGACTCGTGTGCTACTGTAGGCTGTACGAAATACCGGATATCCACAAGAAGGAAAGACCTGGCGTTCATCAGAGAGAAGTATTCCTCTTCAACGATCTCCTCGTTGTGACGAAGATATTGAGCAAGAAGAAGAGCAGCGTCACTTACACATTCAGACAGAGTTTCCCACTCTGCGGTATGGTCGTTACTTTGTTCGAAGTTGCAC ATTATCCTTACGGGATAAGATTGTCCCAACGCGTCGACGGTAAGGTGCTCGTGACGTTCAACGCGAGAAACGAACACGACCGCTGCAAGTTTGCAGAGGACTTGAGGGAGTCGATCAGTGAAATGGACGAGATGGAGACACTGAGGATCGAGACGGAATTGGAAAGGCAGAAAAGCAGCCGCGGGGCGAGAGGCAGCGCCGAAAATCGAGACTCCGGCGTTGCGGACGTCGAGGTTTGTCCCTGTCCCGGAACTTGCACGGAAAGAACTGAGGCGGTGGATCTTGATACGCAGCTGAAGAGGTCCGCGCTGAGTAATTCACTACTGGATATCCACGAGCAGT TTGCAGGAGAGAAACCACAACGGCGTGGAAGCGTTGGCTCGCTGGATAGCGGTATGtctatttcttttcaatctACTTCAGCCAGCTCGATGAGCCAGGGCGTAAAGAATCAAAATCCGGTGCAAGCGCATCATCCTGTTCACCCAGGGGCAACTATCCCTGGGGGTGCTAAGGGTTTGGCTCAGCAGCCATCTTTTCTAGGAGGTCTTTTCGCCAAACGCGAACGCAAACCGTCGAGATCTGAAGATACTGGGCCATACAGTCGTACTACCGAAGTATGA
- the siz gene encoding IQ motif and SEC7 domain-containing protein 1 isoform X4 — translation MSDVTKIGDPGGFPDPDLETMLEEKNQLIARQYAEIERIQHELTDIIGERDALLCEVSKLKFELEMADLKRLQDDSFPQKMDRPSHSASLGQVHGAGSHGMYSTGSQSALSTSYITGQSYIQGQNYIHTSYPASTTQAFPHAGYPQPQSYGAMVQGYGGQPQSSYQQPLHKKGSVRNGDVLKRCRLQNPYELSQDLLDKQIEMLERKYGGVKARNAALTIQRAFRRYTLLKKFAAITAMAKAEKRLSRRLQETAERPGSAMENERVAYHSQIYIQQVQSANNRPMPIRSMSLRERRHIDNSQSSAHIPRSQSGRCEIQAGPTQSPAVGHHQSNHNLHQNSHNVHQLGRHTPSLMPSPCVRHQQPPPSPCWDSSSQGSGSSIHYYNPQEALCGLRQETPPRDMHRTPCTSPSTPQNLQAPPPQSWGNSSQPGSGSRVRNSGKKVPPEVPKRTSSITSRSMEGRHNGLSKSVENGSLSSVQSSGSDSTNCESSEGDAHRGSPIWKHKGISSSPEHQECGHITESSGPMSSIKELSHSHASSGYQLPLMDDTEAPPQTSYKVSETVRKRQYRVGLNLFNKKPERGISYLIRRGFLENSPQGVARFLISRKGLSKQMIGEYLGNLQNSFNMAVLECFSHELDLSGMQVDVALRKFQAYFRMPGEAQKIERLMEVYSQRYCQCNPDVVARLRSPDTVFVLAFAIIMLNTDLHTPNLKPERRMRLDDFIKNLRGIDDCGDIDRDILVGIYERVKANEFKPGSDHVTQVMKVQATIVGKKPNMALPHRRLVCYCRLYEIPDIHKKERPGVHQREVFLFNDLLVVTKILSKKKSSVTYTFRQSFPLCGMVVTLFEVAHYPYGIRLSQRVDGKVLVTFNARNEHDRCKFAEDLRESISEMDEMETLRIETELERQKSSRGARGSAENRDSGVADVEVCPCPGTCTERTEAVDLDTQLKRSALSNSLLDIHEQFAGEKPQRRGSVGSLDSGGLFAKRERKPSRSEDTGPYSRTTEV, via the exons TTTTCCACAAAAAATGGATAGGCCATCGCACAGCGCCAGTCTTGGGCAAGTTCATGGTGCGGGTTCCCACGGGATGTATTCTACCGGAAGTCAGTCGGCGCTCTCTACTTCGTACATCACAGGACAGTCGTACATCCAGGGCCAGAATTATATTCACACGTCGTACCCGGCATCAACGACCCAAGCATTTCCACACGCTGGATACCCGCAACCACAAAGCTATGGTGCTATGGTCCAAGGCTATGGTGGGCAACCTCAGTCATCTTACCAGCAGCCACTGCATAAAAAGGGCTCCGTCAGAAATGGCGACGTTCTCAAGCGTTGCAGACTTCAAAACCC GTACGAGCTCTCCCAAGACCTGCTAGACAAGCAGATTGAAATGCTGGAGCGAAAATACGGCGGTGTAAAAGCTAGAAACGCAGCTCTGACAATCCAGCGAGCGTTCCGCAGGTATACACTGCTGAAGAAATTCGCGGCGATCACAGCAATGGCCAAAGCAGAAAAACGACTCAGCAGACGTCTGCAGGAGACAGCTGAGAGACCAGGAAGCGCGATGGAGAATGAGAGAGTCGCTTACCACAGTCAGATATACATACAGCAAGTCCAATCGGCAAACAACCGACCAATGCCCATCAGAAGTATGTCGTTGAGGGAAAGAAGGCACATCGACAATTCTCAATCGTCCGCTCATATACCGAGAAGTCAGAGTGGCCGCTGCGAGATCCAAGCTGGTCCCACTCAGTCCCCGGCCGTAGGGCACCATCAGAGTAACCACAACTTGCATCAGAACAGTCACAACGTGCATCAACTTGGCCGTCACACGCCTTCGCTGATGCCTAGCCCTTGCGTAAGACATCAACAACCTCCTCCGAGTCCGTGTTGGGACTCGAGTTCCCAGGGTAGCGGGTCTAGCATCCATTACTACAACCCTCAAGAAGCCCTATGCGGCTTGAGACAGGAGACGCCACCTAGAGATATGCATAGAACTCCGTGTACGTCTCCGTCGACCCCGCAGAACCTTCAGGCCCCGCCGCCTCAGTCATGGGGCAACAGTTCCCAGCCAGGATCCGGGAGCAGAGTCAGGAATTCGGGGAAAAAAGTACCGCCGGAAGTCCCGAAGAGAACCTCATCGATAACTTCCAGGTCTATGGAGGGTAGACATAACGGGCTCAGCAAGAGTGTTGAGAATGGAAGTCTGAGCTCTGTCCAAAGCTCTGGGAGCGACTCGACAAATTGCGAAAGTTCCGAGGGTGACGCTCACAGAGGTTCGCCGATATGGAAACACAAAGGAATC TCGAGTTCACCCGAACACCAAGAATGCGGACACATAACAGAGAGCAGCGGTCCGATGAGCAGCATAAAAGAACTAAGTCATTCGCACGCCAGCTCCGGCTACCAGCTCCCATTGATGGATGATACGGAAGCACCACCGCAAACAAGTTATAAAGTTTCGGAGACTGTCAGAAAACGCCAGTACAGAGTGGGGCTGAATTTGTTTAACAAAAAACCGGAGCGGGGTATCAGCTACCTAATCAGGCGAGGCTTTTTGGAAAACAGTCCCCAAGGTGTCGCCAGGTTTCTGATCAGCAGGAAAGGATTGTCCAAACAGATGATCGGGGAGTATCTTGGAAACCTCCAGAATTCGTTCAACATGGCTGTTCTAGA GTGCTTCTCTCACGAACTGGATCTGTCGGGTATGCAGGTCGACGTAGCCCTTCGTAAATTCCAAGCATATTTCCGCATGCCCGGCGAGGCACAGAAAATCGAACGTCTGATGGAAGTGTACAGCCAACGGTACTGTCAGTGCAACCCTGACGTAGTCGCTCGTCTACGCTCGCCGGATACGGTCTTCGTATTAGCGTTTGCGATAATAATGCTGAACACCGATTTGCACACGCCAAACTTGAAACCCGAGCGAAGGATGAGACTCGatgatttcataaaaaatctACGGGGGATAGACGACTGCGGAGATATCGACCGGGACATACTCGTTGGGATATACGAGAGAGTTAAGGCCAACGAGTTCAAACCTGGTTCGGACCATGTTACTCAAGTGATGAAGGTCCAGGCAACGATCGTTGGCAAAAAACCAAACATGGCTCTGCCGCATCGTAGACTCGTGTGCTACTGTAGGCTGTACGAAATACCGGATATCCACAAGAAGGAAAGACCTGGCGTTCATCAGAGAGAAGTATTCCTCTTCAACGATCTCCTCGTTGTGACGAAGATATTGAGCAAGAAGAAGAGCAGCGTCACTTACACATTCAGACAGAGTTTCCCACTCTGCGGTATGGTCGTTACTTTGTTCGAAGTTGCAC ATTATCCTTACGGGATAAGATTGTCCCAACGCGTCGACGGTAAGGTGCTCGTGACGTTCAACGCGAGAAACGAACACGACCGCTGCAAGTTTGCAGAGGACTTGAGGGAGTCGATCAGTGAAATGGACGAGATGGAGACACTGAGGATCGAGACGGAATTGGAAAGGCAGAAAAGCAGCCGCGGGGCGAGAGGCAGCGCCGAAAATCGAGACTCCGGCGTTGCGGACGTCGAGGTTTGTCCCTGTCCCGGAACTTGCACGGAAAGAACTGAGGCGGTGGATCTTGATACGCAGCTGAAGAGGTCCGCGCTGAGTAATTCACTACTGGATATCCACGAGCAGT TTGCAGGAGAGAAACCACAACGGCGTGGAAGCGTTGGCTCGCTGGATAGCG GAGGTCTTTTCGCCAAACGCGAACGCAAACCGTCGAGATCTGAAGATACTGGGCCATACAGTCGTACTACCGAAGTATGA
- the siz gene encoding IQ motif and SEC7 domain-containing protein 1 isoform X5 yields the protein MIICVSGFLVGFPQKMDRPSHSASLGQVHGAGSHGMYSTGSQSALSTSYITGQSYIQGQNYIHTSYPASTTQAFPHAGYPQPQSYGAMVQGYGGQPQSSYQQPLHKKGSVRNGDVLKRCRLQNPYELSQDLLDKQIEMLERKYGGVKARNAALTIQRAFRRYTLLKKFAAITAMAKAEKRLSRRLQETAERPGSAMENERVAYHSQIYIQQVQSANNRPMPIRSMSLRERRHIDNSQSSAHIPRSQSGRCEIQAGPTQSPAVGHHQSNHNLHQNSHNVHQLGRHTPSLMPSPCVRHQQPPPSPCWDSSSQGSGSSIHYYNPQEALCGLRQETPPRDMHRTPCTSPSTPQNLQAPPPQSWGNSSQPGSGSRVRNSGKKVPPEVPKRTSSITSRSMEGRHNGLSKSVENGSLSSVQSSGSDSTNCESSEGDAHRGSPIWKHKGISSSPEHQECGHITESSGPMSSIKELSHSHASSGYQLPLMDDTEAPPQTSYKVSETVRKRQYRVGLNLFNKKPERGISYLIRRGFLENSPQGVARFLISRKGLSKQMIGEYLGNLQNSFNMAVLECFSHELDLSGMQVDVALRKFQAYFRMPGEAQKIERLMEVYSQRYCQCNPDVVARLRSPDTVFVLAFAIIMLNTDLHTPNLKPERRMRLDDFIKNLRGIDDCGDIDRDILVGIYERVKANEFKPGSDHVTQVMKVQATIVGKKPNMALPHRRLVCYCRLYEIPDIHKKERPGVHQREVFLFNDLLVVTKILSKKKSSVTYTFRQSFPLCGMVVTLFEVAHYPYGIRLSQRVDGKVLVTFNARNEHDRCKFAEDLRESISEMDEMETLRIETELERQKSSRGARGSAENRDSGVADVEVCPCPGTCTERTEAVDLDTQLKRSALSNSLLDIHEQFAGEKPQRRGSVGSLDSGMSISFQSTSASSMSQGVKNQNPVQAHHPVHPGATIPGGAKGLAQQPSFLGGLFAKRERKPSRSEDTGPYSRTTEV from the exons ATGATCATTTGTGTATCCGGATTTCTTGTTGG TTTTCCACAAAAAATGGATAGGCCATCGCACAGCGCCAGTCTTGGGCAAGTTCATGGTGCGGGTTCCCACGGGATGTATTCTACCGGAAGTCAGTCGGCGCTCTCTACTTCGTACATCACAGGACAGTCGTACATCCAGGGCCAGAATTATATTCACACGTCGTACCCGGCATCAACGACCCAAGCATTTCCACACGCTGGATACCCGCAACCACAAAGCTATGGTGCTATGGTCCAAGGCTATGGTGGGCAACCTCAGTCATCTTACCAGCAGCCACTGCATAAAAAGGGCTCCGTCAGAAATGGCGACGTTCTCAAGCGTTGCAGACTTCAAAACCC GTACGAGCTCTCCCAAGACCTGCTAGACAAGCAGATTGAAATGCTGGAGCGAAAATACGGCGGTGTAAAAGCTAGAAACGCAGCTCTGACAATCCAGCGAGCGTTCCGCAGGTATACACTGCTGAAGAAATTCGCGGCGATCACAGCAATGGCCAAAGCAGAAAAACGACTCAGCAGACGTCTGCAGGAGACAGCTGAGAGACCAGGAAGCGCGATGGAGAATGAGAGAGTCGCTTACCACAGTCAGATATACATACAGCAAGTCCAATCGGCAAACAACCGACCAATGCCCATCAGAAGTATGTCGTTGAGGGAAAGAAGGCACATCGACAATTCTCAATCGTCCGCTCATATACCGAGAAGTCAGAGTGGCCGCTGCGAGATCCAAGCTGGTCCCACTCAGTCCCCGGCCGTAGGGCACCATCAGAGTAACCACAACTTGCATCAGAACAGTCACAACGTGCATCAACTTGGCCGTCACACGCCTTCGCTGATGCCTAGCCCTTGCGTAAGACATCAACAACCTCCTCCGAGTCCGTGTTGGGACTCGAGTTCCCAGGGTAGCGGGTCTAGCATCCATTACTACAACCCTCAAGAAGCCCTATGCGGCTTGAGACAGGAGACGCCACCTAGAGATATGCATAGAACTCCGTGTACGTCTCCGTCGACCCCGCAGAACCTTCAGGCCCCGCCGCCTCAGTCATGGGGCAACAGTTCCCAGCCAGGATCCGGGAGCAGAGTCAGGAATTCGGGGAAAAAAGTACCGCCGGAAGTCCCGAAGAGAACCTCATCGATAACTTCCAGGTCTATGGAGGGTAGACATAACGGGCTCAGCAAGAGTGTTGAGAATGGAAGTCTGAGCTCTGTCCAAAGCTCTGGGAGCGACTCGACAAATTGCGAAAGTTCCGAGGGTGACGCTCACAGAGGTTCGCCGATATGGAAACACAAAGGAATC TCGAGTTCACCCGAACACCAAGAATGCGGACACATAACAGAGAGCAGCGGTCCGATGAGCAGCATAAAAGAACTAAGTCATTCGCACGCCAGCTCCGGCTACCAGCTCCCATTGATGGATGATACGGAAGCACCACCGCAAACAAGTTATAAAGTTTCGGAGACTGTCAGAAAACGCCAGTACAGAGTGGGGCTGAATTTGTTTAACAAAAAACCGGAGCGGGGTATCAGCTACCTAATCAGGCGAGGCTTTTTGGAAAACAGTCCCCAAGGTGTCGCCAGGTTTCTGATCAGCAGGAAAGGATTGTCCAAACAGATGATCGGGGAGTATCTTGGAAACCTCCAGAATTCGTTCAACATGGCTGTTCTAGA GTGCTTCTCTCACGAACTGGATCTGTCGGGTATGCAGGTCGACGTAGCCCTTCGTAAATTCCAAGCATATTTCCGCATGCCCGGCGAGGCACAGAAAATCGAACGTCTGATGGAAGTGTACAGCCAACGGTACTGTCAGTGCAACCCTGACGTAGTCGCTCGTCTACGCTCGCCGGATACGGTCTTCGTATTAGCGTTTGCGATAATAATGCTGAACACCGATTTGCACACGCCAAACTTGAAACCCGAGCGAAGGATGAGACTCGatgatttcataaaaaatctACGGGGGATAGACGACTGCGGAGATATCGACCGGGACATACTCGTTGGGATATACGAGAGAGTTAAGGCCAACGAGTTCAAACCTGGTTCGGACCATGTTACTCAAGTGATGAAGGTCCAGGCAACGATCGTTGGCAAAAAACCAAACATGGCTCTGCCGCATCGTAGACTCGTGTGCTACTGTAGGCTGTACGAAATACCGGATATCCACAAGAAGGAAAGACCTGGCGTTCATCAGAGAGAAGTATTCCTCTTCAACGATCTCCTCGTTGTGACGAAGATATTGAGCAAGAAGAAGAGCAGCGTCACTTACACATTCAGACAGAGTTTCCCACTCTGCGGTATGGTCGTTACTTTGTTCGAAGTTGCAC ATTATCCTTACGGGATAAGATTGTCCCAACGCGTCGACGGTAAGGTGCTCGTGACGTTCAACGCGAGAAACGAACACGACCGCTGCAAGTTTGCAGAGGACTTGAGGGAGTCGATCAGTGAAATGGACGAGATGGAGACACTGAGGATCGAGACGGAATTGGAAAGGCAGAAAAGCAGCCGCGGGGCGAGAGGCAGCGCCGAAAATCGAGACTCCGGCGTTGCGGACGTCGAGGTTTGTCCCTGTCCCGGAACTTGCACGGAAAGAACTGAGGCGGTGGATCTTGATACGCAGCTGAAGAGGTCCGCGCTGAGTAATTCACTACTGGATATCCACGAGCAGT TTGCAGGAGAGAAACCACAACGGCGTGGAAGCGTTGGCTCGCTGGATAGCGGTATGtctatttcttttcaatctACTTCAGCCAGCTCGATGAGCCAGGGCGTAAAGAATCAAAATCCGGTGCAAGCGCATCATCCTGTTCACCCAGGGGCAACTATCCCTGGGGGTGCTAAGGGTTTGGCTCAGCAGCCATCTTTTCTAGGAGGTCTTTTCGCCAAACGCGAACGCAAACCGTCGAGATCTGAAGATACTGGGCCATACAGTCGTACTACCGAAGTATGA